The following DNA comes from Rhodospirillaceae bacterium.
CGCCTTGCCGAGTTGGCTTGCGGGAAAATACTGGAACTTGATGCTGCCGCCCGATTTTTCGGTAATCGATGTGCCCCAGGCAACGAATGCCTTGTGCAGTGGATGCACCGGCGGCACCCAGTGGGCGAATTTCAGGGTGACCGTTTTCGACTGGGCCGGTCCGGCCAGCAGGCCCAGGCCCAGTACCGCGGCGGCCGCGATGCGGATCGTGCGAATAACCATCTGTTTTCCTCCCTCGATACCGGCAAAGGTGCGTCCGCACCCGGCCGGAAACCGGACCGGGGGCCGTCCGTTGCAGGCGGTTCTCACCATACCCAAAAACATGTAAAATACAATAATATTCTCATATGTCGGGGATGCGCGAACGCGCCCGAAATGCGAAAAAGGGCGAGCGGCGCCGGCGCCGCGCCGACCGATACCGGGCCAGGAATGGAATCGAAACTTCTCGACAGCGCAATCCGGACCCTGTCCGTCCTTGCCGCCCTGCTCCTGCTCGGCGTGACCCTGCTGGTCTTCGTCTCGGTGCTGTTGCGCTTTTTCTTCAACGCGCCGATTCCCGACACCAACGATCTTGGCCGGCTCGTCATGGGTATCGCCCTGATGAACGGCATCGCGCTGGCGTCCTATTACGGCCAGCAGATCACCATGGACACCGTATGGCTTGCCGTCGGCGCGCGCGCGAAGCGAATCATCGACATCGTCGCATCGGCGGTGACATTCTCGGTCATCCTGGCGATCGCCTGGATAATGTTCGGCCGGGTCGGGTCCGTCATCGCATCGGAGGAGGTGACCTTCGATCTCGCCCTCCCGCTGTGGATCTTCTACGGGCTTGTGGCGCTCTCGGCCTGCGCCGCGACTTTCCTGAGCGCCGTGCGCCTCTGGGCGGTCCTGCGCGGCAGAGAGATCGCCGCGCCGACGGCCAGGCCGGCGGTCGACTAGCAAGCGGACTGCTGCAAGATGGACGGATTGAGCCTCGCGATCGGCGCTTTCGCCGTCCTGTTCACGCTCATGCTGCTGCGCGTGCCGGTCGGCATCGCTATGGTGCTGGTCGGCGTCGGCGGCTTCGCCGTTCTGACGGATATCGGCCCGGCCCTGTCGCTGCTGGAGTTGACGCCGATCCGTACACTGACCGATTTCACCTTCGGGCTGGTCCCCCTGTTCGTCCTCATGGGCGCGCTGGCCAACGCGTCCGGCATGAGCCGCGACCTGTTCCGCGCCTCCAACGCCTGGCTCGGCCACCGGCGCGGCGGCCTGGCGTTGTCCACCGTCGCGGCGTGCGGCGGATTTGCCGCCATCTGCGGTTCGTCGGTTGCGACCGCGGCGACCATGTCCAAGGTCGCGCTGCCGGAAATGCGCCGCTACGGCTATGCCGACAGCCTGGCGACCGGCACCATCGCGGCCGGCGGCACGCTCGGCATCCTGATCCCGCCTTCGATCGTCCTCGCCGTCTACGGCATCATAACGGAAACCGATATCGGCCGGCTCTTCGTCGCCGGCCTGCTCCCCGGCCTGCTCGCCGTGCTGATGTATATGGCGGCGGTGCAGGGCGTCGCCGTGGTGCGGCCGGAATGGGTGCCTGCGGGCGAACGGTCGGACTGGCGCACCCGCATCGTTTCGCTGCGCACCGTCTGGCCGATCCTGGCCGTGTTCGCCTTCGTCATCGGCGGCATTTACGGCGGCGTCTTCACCCCGACCGAGGCCGCCGCTATGGGCGCCGCCGCCGTCGGCATCCTGGCGTTTGCCATCGGCCGCATGTCGCTCGCCCGGCTGCTCGACTGCCTGCGCGAAGCGCTGATCACGACAGGTGCGCTGTTCATCGTTCTGATCGGGGCGATCCTGTTCGCCCGATTCCTGACGATCACACAGTTTCCCCAGCAGGTCGCCGAAACGCTGCTCTCCCTCGATCTCGGGCGCTACGGCACGTTGGCGCTCATCATCCTGTTTTATGTCATCCTCGGCTGTTTCATGGAGGCAATGGCGATTATCCTGCTGACAGTGCCGGTGTTCTTTCCCAGTATCGTCGGCCTGGGCTTCGATCCGATCTGGTTCGGCGTCATCGTGGTGATGGTGACCGAGCTCGGCCTGATCACGCCACCGTTCGGCCTCAATGTCTTCGTCATCAAGGGCGAGGCGCCGAACGTGCCGCTCAAGTCGATCTATGCCGGCGTGACACCCTATATTGCCTCGGACCTCGTGCGCCTGGTCGTGCTGATCGCCTTCCCCATTATCGTGCTTTGGCTGCCGAACCAGATGTAGCGGTCGGGCCGGAGACCGGCCTCATTCCTCCGGGACCGGCTCTATTCCCAACTGTTCGAGGACATGGTCGGCGAGCGACAGGGCCGCGGTGATGCCGGGGGTTTCGATGCCCAGCAGGTTGACCAGGCCCGGCACGCCGTGGTGGGCCGACCCGGAGACCGTCCAGTCGCCGTTGCCGTTGTTCGGCCCCCAGGTGCGCGGCCGGATGCCGGCATAGTCCGGCGACAGGCGGCTCTCGTCGACTTCGGGCCAGTAGCCGCGGATTGCGGTTACGAACTTGGCTGCGAGAGCGGCGGGCACGCGGTAGTCGATCTCGTCGACCCAGACCAGGTCGCCGCCAAACTTGCCCCGTCCGGCCGCGTCGAGAGTGAACGCGCCGCCGTTGGCGAGTCGGTCGCCCAGCGGCACGACGATGCGCCCGAACGGCGGCCGGCCGCTCCATGACAGGAACCGGCCCAGGGCATAATGCACCGTCGGCACGAACTGCGGCGGCAGGCCGGTAAGAGAAAGCGCGATCCGGCGGGCTCCGAGCCCGGCGGCATTGACGAAGACGCGGCAGCCGACCGCCGTTTCGCAGCCGTCGGCGCCGGCGACGTTGAGCCGGATGCCGTCGCGCACGTCGCCGCCTGTCACTGCGCTCGAAAGGGCGATCATCACGCCGCAGTCCTCCGCGTCGCCGCGATAGGCAAGCATCAGCGCGTGCGTATCGACCACGCCGGTAAACGGCGAATGGAGCGCGCCCGCGCAGCGCAGCCCAGGTTCCAGCCGCGCGACCCCGGCGGCGTCCAGCAGTTCCAGTTCGGGAGCACCGACTTTCCGACCGCCCTCGACCAGTCCGGCGAGGATCCCAAGCTCGGCTTCGTCCGCCGCCGGCATCAGCTTGCCGATGCGCCGACAGGGAATGCCCCGGCTCTCGCAATAGCGCCAGGTGCGCTCGGCGCCCGGACGGCACAAGCGGGCGCGCAAAGAGTCCGGCGCGTAGAGAAATCCGGCGTGGATCACCTCGTTGTTGCGCGAGCTGGTCTCGTTGCCGATCCAGGCGTTGCGTTCGACGACGACGACCTCGCGCCCGGCCCGCGCCAGCGCTCTCGCGATCGCAAGACCGACGATGCCGGCGCCGGCAACGATGCACTCGACGGTTTCGGTCATGGCGGTTTGCCGGCCCGTTCGGGGAGAATACGGAACATGCCGGGCGTCCGGCCCGCATGCCGCGCCATCATAGGCAAACCGGCGCTAAGTTGACATAATCGCGGCAGGCCGTGCCACCCGATGCGGGGAGGAACCGCGCCATGACCGGCGGCGACACGAGAAAGGTCCCCGTCTACTGCAACCAGTGCGCTGCAGGCCCGGACCTGATGAAGGTCGAGGTGCGCGACGGCGTGGCGCTGCGGGTCGAGCCGAATTTCGACATTGCCGAGCATCCGGCCGGCGGGCGGGTCTGCGTCAAGGCCTACGGGCTGATCCAGAAGACCTACAACCCGCACCGCATCGCCCGGCCGATGAAGCGGACCAACCCGCGCAAGGGCCGGAGCGAGGATCCCGGCTTCGTGCCGATCTCGTGGGATGAGGCGTTCGACATCGTCGCCGAAAAGCTCAACGCCATCCGGGCGGCCGGCCTGCGCGACGAGTCGGGCTATCCGCGCCTCGCCTTCACCCTCGGCGGCGACGACTCGCCGCCGAAATATATCGGCACGCTGCCCGCCTTCCTGGCCGCCTTGGGCCCGGTCGATATGGGATACGGCGCGGGCTCCGGTGCCAAATGCTACCAT
Coding sequences within:
- a CDS encoding TRAP transporter small permease, whose protein sequence is MESKLLDSAIRTLSVLAALLLLGVTLLVFVSVLLRFFFNAPIPDTNDLGRLVMGIALMNGIALASYYGQQITMDTVWLAVGARAKRIIDIVASAVTFSVILAIAWIMFGRVGSVIASEEVTFDLALPLWIFYGLVALSACAATFLSAVRLWAVLRGREIAAPTARPAVD
- a CDS encoding FAD-dependent oxidoreductase, producing the protein MTETVECIVAGAGIVGLAIARALARAGREVVVVERNAWIGNETSSRNNEVIHAGFLYAPDSLRARLCRPGAERTWRYCESRGIPCRRIGKLMPAADEAELGILAGLVEGGRKVGAPELELLDAAGVARLEPGLRCAGALHSPFTGVVDTHALMLAYRGDAEDCGVMIALSSAVTGGDVRDGIRLNVAGADGCETAVGCRVFVNAAGLGARRIALSLTGLPPQFVPTVHYALGRFLSWSGRPPFGRIVVPLGDRLANGGAFTLDAAGRGKFGGDLVWVDEIDYRVPAALAAKFVTAIRGYWPEVDESRLSPDYAGIRPRTWGPNNGNGDWTVSGSAHHGVPGLVNLLGIETPGITAALSLADHVLEQLGIEPVPEE
- a CDS encoding TRAP transporter large permease; translated protein: MDGLSLAIGAFAVLFTLMLLRVPVGIAMVLVGVGGFAVLTDIGPALSLLELTPIRTLTDFTFGLVPLFVLMGALANASGMSRDLFRASNAWLGHRRGGLALSTVAACGGFAAICGSSVATAATMSKVALPEMRRYGYADSLATGTIAAGGTLGILIPPSIVLAVYGIITETDIGRLFVAGLLPGLLAVLMYMAAVQGVAVVRPEWVPAGERSDWRTRIVSLRTVWPILAVFAFVIGGIYGGVFTPTEAAAMGAAAVGILAFAIGRMSLARLLDCLREALITTGALFIVLIGAILFARFLTITQFPQQVAETLLSLDLGRYGTLALIILFYVILGCFMEAMAIILLTVPVFFPSIVGLGFDPIWFGVIVVMVTELGLITPPFGLNVFVIKGEAPNVPLKSIYAGVTPYIASDLVRLVVLIAFPIIVLWLPNQM